In the genome of Dermacentor variabilis isolate Ectoservices chromosome 5, ASM5094787v1, whole genome shotgun sequence, one region contains:
- the LOC142582073 gene encoding uncharacterized protein LOC142582073 yields MASFGRFEPFTDEGDDDFECYVEHFEHYIRATQVSYDLKVSTFVTAIGKQAYHTLKNLLASVKPEAKTYDELVRALTGHYSPKPLVIAERFRFNRRSHHKNEPVAMFALELKRLAASCEFGQFPDYALRGRFVADLTNETAQAELLKKSTLTFQAAYDLAKSGELARTETRKVHPKDLSEVNLVQQPQQRKPEVTAWTRRAASKNTGRQAESTDCFCCGSTHTAATCPFRKYRCRACEKVGHLARVCRTTPRSVHALEESTGLEGSCDSDSISGYRVPRHVPPAGRSCPQRH; encoded by the exons ATGGCTTCCTTCGGCCGCTTCGAGCCGTTCACGGACGAGGGAGACGATGACTTCGAATGTTATGTGGAACACTTTGAACACTACATCCGTGCCACCCAGGTCAGCTACGACTTGAAGGTATCCACTTTTGTGACGGCCATTGGAAAACAGGCCTACCACACGTTGAAGAATTTGTTGGCCTCAGTGAAGCCCGAAGCCAAAACATACGACGAACTGGTCAGGGCTCTCACAGGGCACTATTCACCGAAGCCCTTGGTGATAGCGGAAAGGTTCCGGTTCAACCGTAGGTCGCATCACAAAAACGAACCAGTTGCTATGTTTGCATTAGAACTGAAAAGGTTGGCTGCATCCTGTGAGTTCGGGCAATTCCCGGATTACGCTTTGCGGGGTCGGTTCGTGGCCGATCTGACAAATGAAACAGCACAAGCCGAGCTCCTCAAGAAGAGTACCCTGACGTTCCAAGCTGCTTATGACCTTGCCAAAAGCGGGGAACTCGCTCGCACCGAAACAAGGAAGGTACACCCTAAAGACCTCAGCGAGGTGAACTTGGTCCAGCAACCCCAGCAAAGAAAACCCGAGGTCACCGCGTGGACAAGACGGGCAGCGAGCAAGAACACGGGGCGGCAAGCCGAATCAACTGACTGTTTCTGTTGCGGATCAACGCATACCGCCGCAACCTGCCCCTTTCGCAAATATCGATGCCGTGCCTGCGAAAAGGTGGGACACCTGGCAAGGGTCTGCAGAACGACGCCACGTTCAGTACACGCCCTTGAAGAGAGCACTGGTTTAGAAGGCTCCTGTGACTCGGACAGTATAAGTG GGTACCGTGTGCCCCGGCACGTTCCGCCAGCGGGACGCTCCTGTCctcagcggcactga